In Pseudomonas fluorescens, one genomic interval encodes:
- a CDS encoding DUF2252 domain-containing protein: protein MTTLQTRMKQGKDARKKCSRSAQATTGKMNRDPIPLIKASSQGRVASLVELRYGRMLVSPFTFFRGNALVQAHDLSSTENMGLVGPICGDAHLMNFGGFATPERNLLFSVNDFDEAHPGPWEWDVKRLAASFVVAARDLRHGESVEEDVCRQMVGAYQATMLECAEQSALETWYESIKYEDLLDQARKSALEHVQRAVDKAERRTHAQLLPKISERHANGRLVIRDDLPEIFHLHKNTTLLDADDDWLRLADWRPLFDTFMRDYRTTLQADRRELLSRFHVQDLAFKVVGVGSVGTRCLVALLTDDQEFPLFLQFKEARRSVLADYVKAKSRTRHEGQRVVEGQRLMQSASDLFLGWTTGPNGRHFYVRQLRDMKISAELENFDADTFAAYARVCGRALARAHAKATGNAALISGYIGKGDALADALFKYARSYTAQNERDFERFQQACRKGRLTARSEADFAADHLP, encoded by the coding sequence ATGACCACCCTCCAAACTCGCATGAAGCAAGGCAAGGACGCCCGCAAGAAATGCTCGCGCAGCGCCCAGGCCACCACCGGAAAGATGAACCGCGATCCGATCCCGCTGATCAAGGCCTCCAGTCAGGGCCGCGTCGCCTCGCTGGTGGAACTGCGTTACGGACGCATGCTGGTGTCGCCCTTCACGTTCTTCCGTGGCAATGCGCTGGTGCAGGCACATGATCTGTCGAGCACCGAGAACATGGGGCTGGTCGGGCCAATCTGCGGTGACGCACATTTGATGAATTTCGGCGGGTTTGCCACGCCGGAGCGCAATCTGTTGTTCAGCGTCAACGATTTCGACGAGGCTCATCCCGGGCCTTGGGAATGGGATGTGAAGCGGCTGGCTGCGAGTTTCGTGGTGGCGGCGCGGGATTTGCGCCATGGCGAGTCGGTTGAGGAAGACGTGTGTCGGCAGATGGTCGGCGCCTATCAGGCGACGATGCTGGAGTGCGCCGAGCAGAGTGCGCTGGAAACCTGGTACGAATCGATCAAGTACGAAGATTTGCTCGATCAGGCGCGCAAGAGTGCGCTGGAGCATGTGCAGCGTGCAGTTGATAAAGCCGAACGGCGCACCCACGCCCAGTTGCTGCCGAAAATCAGTGAGCGCCACGCCAACGGGCGGCTGGTCATTCGTGACGATTTGCCGGAGATTTTCCACCTGCACAAGAACACCACGCTGCTCGACGCCGATGATGACTGGTTGCGGCTGGCGGACTGGCGGCCGTTGTTCGATACGTTCATGCGTGACTATCGCACCACGCTGCAGGCTGACCGGCGGGAATTGCTCTCGCGGTTTCACGTGCAGGATCTGGCGTTCAAAGTGGTCGGCGTGGGCAGTGTCGGCACCCGCTGTCTGGTGGCGCTGCTGACCGACGATCAGGAATTTCCGTTGTTCCTGCAGTTCAAGGAGGCGCGGCGCTCGGTACTCGCCGACTATGTGAAGGCCAAGTCCCGCACGCGTCATGAAGGTCAGCGGGTGGTCGAAGGGCAGCGCTTGATGCAGTCGGCGAGCGATCTGTTTCTCGGCTGGACCACCGGCCCCAATGGTCGGCATTTTTATGTGCGGCAGTTGCGCGACATGAAGATCTCGGCCGAGCTGGAAAACTTCGACGCCGACACCTTCGCCGCCTATGCCCGGGTCTGTGGCCGCGCATTGGCACGGGCGCACGCCAAAGCCACAGGCAACGCTGCGCTGATCAGTGGTTACATCGGCAAGGGCGATGCCTTGGCCGACGCTTTGTTCAAATACGCCCGCAGTTACACCGCGCAGAACGAGCGCGACTTCGAACGCTTTCAGCAGGCCTGCCGCAAGGGCCGGCTGACGGCGCGTTCGGAAGCCGATTTCGCCGCGGATCATCTGCCCTGA
- the rimJ gene encoding ribosomal protein S5-alanine N-acetyltransferase: MSLLSLPCQRLTLAILAPEQAELESDFYSRNQRHLAPWSPIRTTEYFSTEQIRRRLEVQASAFEAGLAMHFALLTPDGQQMIGACNFSGIIRGAFQACYLGYHIDHAHQGQGLMQEGLEAGIGYMFDTQNLHRIMANYMPGNERSARLLERLGFEREGYAKAYLNIAERWQDHVLTALVNPLFETPEKRWSRQLA, translated from the coding sequence ATGTCACTGCTGAGCCTGCCCTGCCAACGCCTGACGCTCGCCATCCTCGCCCCGGAACAGGCCGAGCTGGAAAGTGACTTCTATTCACGCAACCAGCGCCATCTCGCCCCCTGGTCGCCGATTCGCACCACCGAATACTTTTCTACCGAACAGATTCGTCGACGCCTTGAAGTTCAGGCCAGTGCTTTCGAGGCCGGGCTGGCGATGCATTTCGCCCTGCTGACGCCGGATGGCCAACAGATGATCGGCGCGTGCAATTTCAGCGGGATCATTCGCGGCGCGTTTCAGGCCTGTTATCTGGGTTATCACATTGATCACGCGCATCAGGGTCAGGGCCTGATGCAGGAAGGTCTGGAGGCTGGCATCGGCTATATGTTCGACACGCAGAACCTGCACCGGATCATGGCCAACTACATGCCCGGTAACGAGCGCAGTGCGCGATTGCTGGAGCGCCTGGGTTTCGAGCGCGAGGGCTACGCCAAGGCGTACCTGAATATCGCCGAGCGCTGGCAGGACCATGTGCTGACGGCGCTGGTCAATCCGCTGTTTGAAACGCCGGAGAAGCGTTGGTCGCGTCAACTGGCGTGA
- a CDS encoding GNAT family N-acetyltransferase: protein MEFALTVNGLALRVRAPAPALVAPVREALNASYREHAPFLEWAVEHTSEERALSSMLRARDDFASETGERRLFIVTEDGQAVVGCIGLVPRRRKRYVVGYWANSAFAGKGYMREVLQQLVRRLPEFTFYLTTSSANSRSQRLAEAAGFALIRVHPQARQLQQRGVQDTWVYRFGSKCQAKKSPRESAGEP, encoded by the coding sequence ATGGAATTTGCATTGACGGTGAACGGGTTGGCGCTGCGTGTTCGGGCGCCGGCACCAGCGCTGGTCGCTCCGGTGCGCGAGGCGCTGAACGCCAGTTACCGCGAGCATGCGCCTTTTCTCGAGTGGGCGGTTGAACACACCAGTGAGGAGCGGGCGCTGTCGTCCATGCTGCGAGCAAGGGATGATTTCGCCAGCGAGACCGGTGAGCGGCGCCTATTCATCGTGACTGAAGACGGACAAGCCGTCGTTGGCTGCATCGGCCTGGTGCCGCGTCGGCGCAAGCGTTATGTCGTCGGTTATTGGGCCAACAGCGCGTTTGCCGGCAAGGGCTACATGCGCGAAGTACTGCAGCAACTGGTCAGGCGCCTGCCTGAGTTCACCTTTTACCTGACCACATCGTCGGCCAACAGCCGCAGTCAGCGTCTGGCTGAAGCGGCGGGGTTTGCGCTGATCAGGGTTCACCCACAGGCGCGGCAATTGCAGCAGCGCGGCGTGCAGGACACTTGGGTGTATCGCTTCGGCAGCAAATGCCAGGCAAAAAAAAGCCCGCGGGAGAGCGCGGGCGAACCGTAG
- a CDS encoding LutB/LldF family L-lactate oxidation iron-sulfur protein: MSTSTIIPTVAVEEDFRTRAHNALGDQQLRNNFRTAMDSLMTKRAAAFSDAHEREHLRALGNSIRARALSKLPDLLEQLEQNLTRNGVTVHWAETVDEANGIVLSIIRAHEARQVIKGKSMVSEEMEMNHFLEAQGVECLESDMGEYIVQLDHEKPSHIIMPAIHKNAGQVASLFHDKLGVEYTKDVDQLIQIGRRVLRQKFFEADIGVSGVNFAVAETGTLLLVENEGNGRMTTTVPPVHIAVTGIEKVVENLRDVVPLLSLLTRSALGIPITTYVNMISGPRKEHELDGPQEVHLVLLDNGRSQAFADSELRQTLNCIRCGACMNHCPVYTRVGGHTYGEVYPGPIGKIITPHMVGLAKVPDHPSASSLCGACGEVCPVKIPIPALLRRLREENVKAPDSPHQVMRGQGSKYSRKERFIWNAWAKLNSSPTLYRLFGFFATRLRALTPSNVGPWTQNHSAPKPAARSLHDMAREHLGKQGDR; this comes from the coding sequence ATGAGCACCTCGACGATTATTCCTACGGTTGCCGTAGAAGAAGATTTCCGTACTCGGGCGCACAACGCCCTGGGTGATCAGCAGCTACGGAACAACTTCCGCACTGCGATGGATTCACTGATGACCAAGCGGGCAGCGGCTTTCAGCGATGCCCACGAAAGAGAACACTTGCGCGCCCTGGGCAACTCGATCAGGGCGCGTGCGCTCTCCAAGTTGCCCGACCTGCTCGAGCAACTGGAACAGAACCTGACCCGCAACGGTGTGACAGTGCACTGGGCGGAAACGGTGGACGAGGCCAATGGCATCGTCCTTTCGATCATCCGCGCTCACGAGGCGCGGCAAGTGATCAAGGGCAAATCGATGGTCAGCGAAGAGATGGAGATGAACCATTTCCTCGAGGCTCAAGGTGTTGAATGCCTGGAGTCCGACATGGGGGAATACATCGTCCAGCTCGACCACGAGAAGCCTTCACACATCATTATGCCGGCGATCCACAAGAATGCCGGTCAGGTCGCGTCCTTGTTCCACGACAAACTTGGCGTGGAGTACACCAAGGACGTTGACCAACTCATTCAGATCGGTCGCAGGGTCCTGCGGCAGAAATTCTTCGAAGCGGACATCGGCGTTTCCGGCGTCAACTTCGCCGTAGCCGAAACCGGCACCCTGCTGCTGGTGGAAAACGAAGGCAACGGACGCATGACCACCACCGTGCCGCCGGTGCACATCGCCGTCACCGGCATCGAAAAGGTCGTGGAAAACCTGCGCGACGTGGTGCCGCTGTTGTCGCTGCTGACCCGCTCGGCGCTGGGCATTCCGATCACCACCTACGTCAACATGATCTCCGGCCCGCGCAAGGAACATGAACTCGACGGCCCGCAAGAAGTGCATCTGGTGCTGCTCGATAACGGTCGCAGCCAGGCCTTTGCCGACAGCGAACTGCGCCAGACCCTCAACTGCATCCGCTGCGGTGCCTGCATGAACCATTGCCCGGTCTACACCCGCGTCGGTGGTCACACCTATGGCGAGGTGTATCCGGGACCGATCGGCAAAATCATCACGCCGCACATGGTCGGTCTGGCGAAAGTCCCGGATCACCCGAGCGCTTCGTCGTTGTGCGGTGCCTGCGGTGAAGTGTGCCCGGTGAAAATTCCGATCCCTGCCCTGCTGCGGCGATTGCGCGAAGAAAACGTCAAAGCCCCGGACAGTCCGCATCAAGTGATGCGCGGTCAGGGCAGCAAGTATTCGCGCAAGGAACGTTTCATCTGGAACGCCTGGGCGAAACTCAACAGCTCGCCGACGTTGTATCGGTTGTTCGGTTTCTTCGCCACGCGCCTGCGTGCGTTAACGCCGAGCAATGTCGGCCCGTGGACACAAAACCACAGCGCACCAAAACCCGCCGCCCGCTCACTGCACGACATGGCCCGCGAGCATCTGGGCAAACAGGGAGACCGCTGA
- a CDS encoding FAD-binding and (Fe-S)-binding domain-containing protein, which produces MTLPVNFLRDAQQLIPADRRFDDPLSTLAFGTDASFYRLIPKLVIRVESEDEVVALLKLAQRDQVPVTFRAAGTSLSGQAISDSVLIVLGDNWNAREIRDQGMQIRLQPGVIGAQANAWLAPFGRKIGPDPASINACKIGGIVANNASGMCCGTAQNTYHTLAGIRLVLADGTRLDTEDAASVAAFRVSHEDLLERLATLGRETRANAELAARIRHKYRLKNTTGLSLNALVDFDEPVDILSHLLVGSEGTLGFISAVTYDTVIDHPNKASALIVFPDVETCCNAVTVLKSQPVSAVELLDRRSLRSVQDKPGMPDFVQHLSSNACALLIESRAASSTLLQEQLAQIMASLTRFPVEKQVDFTEDPAENAKLWAIRKDTFPAVGAVRKTGTTVIIEDVTFPVEQLAIGVNRLIALFDKHAYDEAILFGHALEGNLHFVFTQGFNSPEEVARYQAFMDDVAQLVAVEFGGSLKAEHGTGRNMAPFVELEWGSDAYQLMWQLKRLLDPNGILNPDVVLSEDPQIHLKHLKPLPAADEIVDKCIECGFCEPVCPSKGLTLSPRQRIVIWRDIQAKKRAGVDTTELEQAYEYQGIETCAATGLCAQRCPVGINTGELVKKLRARNATHQITADWIEGNFAKTLQGARFTLHVANGARMLLGAPRLAKLSATLTRLSKGQVPLWTSAMPQPEKAIRFSPSVSDERPRVVYLAACVSRVMGPAAGDKEQMSLYDKTRGLLEKAGYQVVFPDNQDNLCCGQPFASKGYAEQAEHKRQELISALLHASRGGLDPIYCDTSPCTLRLVQDVGNVRLDLYDPVRFIRTHLLDRLEFTPQEAPIAVHVTCSTQHLGESQALIELARKCSKTVVIPEGIHCCGFAGDKGFTTPELNSHSLRTLKDAVQHCNEGISTSRTCEIGLTQHGGIDYHGLVYLVDRVTRAKAC; this is translated from the coding sequence ATGACGCTTCCAGTGAATTTCCTGCGCGACGCGCAGCAACTGATTCCAGCGGATCGCCGCTTCGACGATCCGCTGTCGACCTTGGCCTTCGGCACCGACGCCAGTTTTTATCGGCTGATTCCCAAACTGGTGATCCGCGTCGAGTCCGAAGATGAAGTGGTAGCGCTGTTGAAACTGGCCCAGCGCGATCAAGTCCCGGTGACCTTCCGCGCCGCTGGCACCAGTTTGTCCGGGCAGGCGATCAGCGATTCGGTGCTGATTGTGCTGGGGGATAACTGGAACGCTCGCGAGATTCGCGACCAAGGCATGCAAATCCGCCTGCAGCCGGGCGTGATCGGCGCGCAGGCCAACGCATGGCTGGCACCGTTCGGGCGCAAGATCGGTCCGGACCCGGCGTCGATCAACGCCTGCAAGATCGGCGGCATCGTCGCCAACAACGCCAGCGGCATGTGCTGCGGCACCGCGCAAAACACCTACCACACCCTGGCCGGGATCCGTCTGGTACTCGCCGACGGCACCCGTCTCGACACCGAAGACGCCGCCAGCGTCGCCGCTTTTCGCGTAAGCCACGAAGATCTGCTGGAGCGCCTGGCAACATTGGGCCGCGAGACCCGCGCCAATGCCGAACTGGCTGCGCGAATCCGCCACAAATATCGTCTGAAAAATACCACCGGTCTGTCACTCAACGCCCTGGTGGATTTCGACGAGCCTGTGGATATCTTGAGCCACTTGCTGGTCGGTTCCGAAGGCACCCTTGGCTTCATCAGCGCGGTGACCTATGACACGGTGATCGACCATCCGAACAAGGCGTCGGCGCTGATCGTGTTCCCGGATGTGGAAACCTGCTGCAACGCGGTCACCGTGCTGAAAAGCCAACCGGTGTCGGCAGTGGAATTGCTCGATCGGCGCAGTCTGCGTTCGGTGCAGGACAAACCGGGCATGCCGGATTTCGTACAGCACCTGTCGAGTAATGCCTGCGCGCTGCTGATCGAATCCCGCGCCGCCTCTTCCACTTTGCTGCAAGAACAACTGGCGCAGATCATGGCTTCGCTGACCCGTTTCCCGGTGGAGAAACAGGTCGATTTCACCGAAGATCCGGCCGAGAACGCCAAGCTTTGGGCGATCCGCAAGGACACCTTTCCCGCCGTCGGCGCCGTGCGCAAAACCGGCACCACGGTGATCATCGAAGACGTGACCTTCCCGGTCGAGCAACTGGCTATCGGCGTCAATCGCCTGATCGCGCTGTTCGACAAACACGCCTACGACGAAGCGATCCTTTTCGGACACGCTCTGGAGGGTAATCTGCACTTCGTTTTCACCCAAGGCTTCAACAGTCCGGAAGAAGTCGCACGCTATCAGGCGTTCATGGACGACGTGGCGCAACTGGTGGCGGTGGAGTTCGGCGGTTCGCTCAAAGCCGAACACGGCACCGGGCGCAACATGGCACCGTTCGTTGAGCTGGAATGGGGCAGCGATGCCTATCAGTTGATGTGGCAGCTCAAACGTCTGCTCGACCCCAACGGCATCCTCAACCCCGACGTGGTGCTCAGCGAAGATCCGCAGATCCACCTCAAACACCTCAAGCCGCTGCCGGCGGCTGACGAGATTGTCGACAAATGCATCGAGTGCGGCTTCTGCGAGCCGGTCTGCCCGTCGAAAGGACTGACCCTCAGCCCGCGCCAGCGCATCGTGATCTGGCGTGACATTCAGGCGAAAAAACGTGCCGGCGTTGACACCACCGAGCTGGAACAAGCCTACGAGTACCAAGGCATTGAAACCTGCGCCGCGACAGGCTTGTGCGCGCAGCGTTGCCCCGTAGGCATCAATACCGGCGAACTGGTGAAAAAGCTCCGCGCCCGCAACGCCACGCATCAGATAACCGCTGACTGGATCGAAGGAAATTTCGCCAAGACCCTGCAAGGCGCACGCTTCACCCTGCACGTGGCCAACGGCGCACGGATGCTGCTCGGCGCACCGCGCCTGGCGAAGCTGTCGGCAACCCTGACACGTTTGTCCAAAGGCCAGGTGCCGCTGTGGACCAGCGCGATGCCGCAACCGGAAAAAGCCATTCGCTTCAGCCCGAGCGTGTCCGACGAACGCCCACGCGTTGTGTATCTGGCCGCCTGTGTTTCACGGGTGATGGGCCCGGCAGCGGGCGACAAGGAGCAGATGTCGCTGTACGACAAGACCCGTGGCCTGCTGGAAAAAGCCGGTTACCAAGTGGTATTCCCGGACAATCAGGACAACCTCTGCTGCGGTCAGCCGTTTGCTTCCAAAGGCTACGCCGAACAGGCCGAGCACAAGCGTCAGGAGTTGATCAGCGCGCTGCTGCACGCCAGTCGCGGTGGACTCGATCCGATCTATTGCGACACCAGCCCGTGCACCTTGCGCCTGGTGCAGGACGTGGGAAATGTTCGCCTGGATCTGTATGACCCGGTGCGCTTCATCCGTACGCATCTTCTCGATCGACTGGAGTTCACCCCGCAAGAAGCACCGATTGCAGTTCATGTGACCTGCAGCACCCAGCATCTGGGCGAAAGCCAGGCGCTGATCGAACTGGCACGCAAATGCAGCAAAACCGTGGTGATTCCGGAAGGTATTCATTGTTGCGGGTTTGCCGGTGACAAGGGTTTCACCACGCCGGAGCTGAACAGCCACTCGCTGCGCACACTCAAGGACGCGGTGCAACATTGCAACGAGGGGATTTCCACCAGCCGCACCTGTGAGATCGGCCTGACGCAGCACGGCGGCATCGACTATCACGGACTGGTCTATCTGGTGGATCGGGTCACTCGAGCGAAGGCCTGCTAA
- a CDS encoding LutC/YkgG family protein, giving the protein MSAKQNILAKLRKSLTGTTPIADDFDVDLVTQPYTYSAEQRIPQLRKLMEAVHTEIHLTTGADWPTLLAQLLRDRQLPSLLIAPTTPHGQRISQHWANNPDLPTLKSYNRPMEEWKAELFNDTPASLTGTLGAIAATGSLILWPTREEPRLMSLVPPVHFALLKASEIRDNFYQVQQEFEWAQGMPTNALLVSGPSKTADIEQVLAYGAHGPKDLVVLILEDQ; this is encoded by the coding sequence ATGAGCGCCAAGCAAAATATCCTCGCCAAGCTACGGAAAAGTCTGACCGGCACCACACCGATTGCCGACGACTTCGACGTCGATCTGGTGACCCAGCCTTACACCTACAGCGCCGAGCAACGCATCCCGCAGCTGCGCAAACTGATGGAAGCGGTACACACCGAGATCCATCTGACTACCGGCGCAGACTGGCCGACGCTGCTCGCGCAATTGCTGCGTGACCGGCAGCTACCGAGCCTGCTGATCGCACCGACTACGCCTCACGGGCAGCGCATCTCACAACACTGGGCGAACAATCCTGATCTGCCGACACTGAAATCCTACAACCGGCCGATGGAAGAATGGAAAGCCGAGCTGTTCAACGACACCCCGGCCAGCCTCACTGGCACTCTCGGCGCCATCGCCGCGACCGGCAGCCTGATTCTCTGGCCCACTCGTGAAGAGCCGCGATTGATGAGCCTGGTGCCGCCGGTGCATTTCGCCCTGCTCAAGGCCAGCGAAATCCGCGACAACTTCTATCAAGTGCAACAGGAATTCGAGTGGGCCCAAGGCATGCCGACCAACGCGCTGCTGGTGTCCGGCCCGTCGAAAACTGCCGACATCGAACAAGTACTGGCCTACGGCGCCCACGGCCCGAAAGACCTTGTGGTGCTGATCCTGGAGGACCAATGA
- a CDS encoding (Fe-S)-binding protein has product MSELFYNAVPNATRVAPPLPEPRQYPSEKPSRVYLFGTCVVDLFYPEAGMDAIHLLEREGIKVEYPQGQSCCGQPAYTSGYTEQARTVARSQLALFAGDYPVVVPSGSCAGMLREHYADLFKDEPQTLKQVQALAARTYELAEFMLFVCKVQLKDSGEPVKVALHTSCSARREMNTHLHGRELLAQLSNVERVNHDHESECCGFGGTFSVRMPDISGAMVADKTRALKDSGAHKVLSADCGCLMNINGALEKQKEALRGQHLASFLWQRTGGAQ; this is encoded by the coding sequence ATGAGCGAGCTTTTTTACAACGCTGTGCCCAACGCCACCCGCGTCGCACCGCCACTGCCCGAACCTCGGCAGTACCCCAGCGAGAAACCGTCGCGGGTCTATCTGTTCGGCACGTGCGTGGTCGACCTGTTCTACCCCGAAGCCGGGATGGACGCGATCCACTTGCTCGAGCGTGAAGGGATCAAGGTCGAGTACCCGCAAGGGCAGAGCTGCTGCGGGCAACCGGCCTACACCTCGGGTTACACCGAGCAGGCGCGTACGGTGGCGCGTTCGCAACTGGCGCTGTTTGCCGGGGATTATCCGGTGGTGGTGCCGTCGGGTTCCTGCGCGGGCATGTTGCGCGAGCATTACGCCGACTTGTTCAAGGACGAGCCGCAAACGTTGAAACAGGTGCAGGCACTCGCGGCCCGCACCTATGAGCTGGCCGAGTTCATGCTGTTCGTCTGCAAGGTGCAGCTCAAGGACAGCGGCGAGCCGGTCAAAGTCGCGCTGCACACCTCGTGTTCGGCACGCCGCGAGATGAACACCCACCTGCACGGCCGCGAGTTATTGGCGCAGTTGAGCAACGTGGAACGGGTCAACCACGACCACGAAAGCGAGTGCTGTGGCTTCGGTGGGACATTCAGCGTCCGTATGCCAGACATTTCCGGCGCGATGGTGGCGGACAAGACCCGCGCGTTGAAGGATTCCGGCGCGCACAAAGTGTTGAGCGCCGACTGCGGCTGTTTGATGAACATCAATGGCGCATTGGAGAAACAAAAAGAAGCGCTGCGCGGGCAACATCTCGCCAGCTTTCTGTGGCAACGAACCGGAGGTGCGCAATGA
- a CDS encoding DMT family transporter translates to MNVSVLHALIAAALFGASTPLAKLLGVQVSPILLAGLLYLGSGLGLTALRFVRDRGWKPSGLGTGEWPWLLGAIGFGGVLAPVALMFGLTRTSGASASLMLNLESVLTALLAWVVFKENADRRIVIGMLAIVAGGVVLSWPQEAVSAQDWSGPLAVAFACFCWAIDNNLTRKVSASDALFIAGSKGLVAGLVNCTLALFIGTQLPAATSLVPIMLVGFLGYGVSLVMFVLALRGLGSARTGAYFSTAPFLGAGISILLLGESISLMFLLAAALMAVGVWIHLMENHVHEHQHEPLEHDHRHTHDEHHQHTHGFEWDGVEPHSHPHVHMPMRHSHVHFPDVHHRHGH, encoded by the coding sequence ATGAATGTGAGCGTTCTCCACGCATTGATTGCGGCGGCGCTGTTTGGCGCCAGTACGCCTCTCGCCAAACTGTTGGGGGTACAGGTTTCGCCGATTCTGCTGGCCGGGTTGCTCTATCTCGGTAGCGGTCTGGGCTTGACCGCCCTGCGTTTTGTCCGCGATCGTGGCTGGAAGCCCTCCGGGCTCGGCACCGGTGAATGGCCATGGCTGCTCGGCGCCATCGGCTTCGGCGGAGTGCTGGCGCCGGTGGCGCTGATGTTCGGTCTGACCCGAACGTCCGGCGCGAGCGCGTCACTGATGCTCAACCTCGAATCAGTGCTCACGGCGCTGCTGGCGTGGGTGGTGTTCAAGGAAAATGCCGACCGACGAATCGTGATCGGCATGCTCGCCATCGTCGCCGGTGGCGTCGTGCTGTCCTGGCCACAAGAGGCCGTCTCGGCGCAAGACTGGAGCGGCCCGTTGGCCGTGGCCTTCGCCTGCTTTTGCTGGGCCATCGACAACAACCTGACCCGTAAAGTCTCGGCCTCGGACGCACTGTTCATCGCCGGCAGCAAAGGCCTGGTGGCGGGGCTGGTCAACTGCACACTGGCCCTGTTCATCGGCACCCAACTACCCGCCGCCACCTCGCTGGTGCCGATCATGCTGGTCGGCTTTCTCGGCTACGGCGTCAGCCTGGTAATGTTCGTCCTCGCCCTGCGCGGCCTCGGCAGCGCGCGCACCGGCGCCTACTTTTCCACCGCACCGTTTCTCGGCGCAGGCATCTCGATTCTGCTGCTCGGCGAGTCGATATCGCTGATGTTTCTGCTCGCAGCGGCGTTAATGGCCGTGGGGGTATGGATTCATCTGATGGAAAACCATGTTCATGAGCATCAGCACGAACCGCTTGAGCATGATCATCGGCATACACACGATGAGCATCATCAACATACGCATGGGTTTGAGTGGGATGGGGTGGAGCCGCATAGCCATCCGCATGTGCACATGCCGATGCGGCACAGTCATGTGCATTTTCCGGATGTGCATCATCGGCATGGGCATTGA